Sequence from the Candidatus Omnitrophota bacterium genome:
ACGAATGGATTAATGAGTATACTTGGAACACCAACACATGGACTTTAGTGCAGTCCCACCAGCACGACACCAGCGGGAACTATTCTACCACGACGTACGGGAGAACAACCAACGATTCCTTCAAGCCGTCGGATATACCCGATAAACCCGCTGTAACCGGATCCGGGGGCTCCTCTCTCTATGGGGCGGATATGATAGATAATATCGTCTCGGAAGACGCGCTGATCCCGGAAGAGATGAAGTCTTTCTTTGAAAAGATCGACCGCCTTGAAAAGACCTATTCTGGGGAAGGTGTGCTTGTAGCTCTTCTTGATTCGGGTCTTGACAGCGGGAGACTTGAGGTCGATATCGGGGGAGGATATGACTTCGCGGGCAAGAGCCGGTCGGACGGTCTGGGGGATGATGACTACACCGATTCCACCGGCCACGGCACCTCGACAGCCGAGGTTTTCAATGAAACCGCGCCTGATGCGGAGGTGCTTGTCGCGAAGGTGCTCGATGACTACGGGATGACCTCATCCAGCATAGTCGCCGACGCGATCAAGTTCGCGGTCGATGCCGGAGCGCGGGTCCTGGCCATGCCGTTCGAACTTATGCCGGTGAGCGTTATGCTTGATAAAACGATAGATTACGCGCTGGAGAAGGGCGCTATACTCATTGCTTCTGCGGGTAACTCCGGAAGCGAGATAGAGGATAAGAGCCTCGCTTCAAAGGAAGGCGTTCTTACCGTGGGATCCATCGAAAAAGATGGCGCGCTTTCGGCGTGGAGCAATTACGGCGACGAACTTGACCTTCTTGCCCCGTGGGATGTAGTCGAGAACGAGGAGGGTACTTCCTACTCGGCCGCTTTCGTGGCGGGCGTTGCTGCTCTTATGCTCGAGGAAGATCCGGACCTCACTTCCAACGAGCTCATAGCAAAGCTCAAGGAGTTGATGCCCGAGGTGAGAAAGGACAAGGAAGAGCACAAGATAAAAGGGGATGACGCAGAAGAAGTCCTTTCAATGCTGGATGCCGAGCGGGAGAACCGGGAAGGGTTCACCGGTTATACCATACAGGAAGAGGGGGCGGTAGATATCCTCGATCAATGATAAGTTCTGAATGTAGCGTATGATGAAAAAAAGAGCGTGTCCGGCGGGACACGCTCTTTTTTATTGGGTATCTCAGAAAGATATGATCAGGCTTCTATCTGGGCCCATTTGCTTCTGAGCCTGGATATACGTCTTGAAGCCGTGTTCTGTTTTATTACGTTCTTCTTCGCGGCTTTCGAAAGTTTTGATTCAAGTTCCTTCAGCGCCTCGTCCGCTTCCTTTTTCTTCTGGTCGTCCATAAGCTTGTTGGCTTTTTTAGCGAGAGTGCGAAGCTCTGATAGTTTTGATTTGTTTCTTTCGTGCTTTTTCTTGTCCTGTCTTAAGCTCTTTATAGCAGCTTTCTTGTTCGCCATTAGATAACTCCTTGTATATAACTTGTTTACTTAGCTAAGTTTAGGAAGTCATAATTTAGCATACGCTCTATGATTTGTCAACAGGTTTCGGGACAGTATTTACTTCATGCTAAAGCGAGAATGACATAAACGTCATAATATGTTATTATTATTGTAATTTACCTGCTAAAATACACTAAATATGACCACTAACAAAACGCTTATAAAATCAACTGGCATAATAAGTTCCGCTATTACCTCAAGCCGCATACTTGGGTTTCTGAGGGATATACTCTTCGCCCGTTGGTTCGGTACGAACATCTATGCACAGGCTTTCGTGGTGGCTTACCGTATACCCAACATGCTCAGGGATATGGTGGGAGAGGGGGCGACCAACGCGGCCATCGTGCCCGTTCTCAGCAATTACAGGCATACCCGTTCCGAGGAGGAATACTGGACCGCCGCCAGGGTGATATTCAACCTGATGCTGACCGCTTTAAGTGTGGTCACCGTCCTGGGGGTGGTTTTCGCGCCCTTGCTAGTAAGGATAATCGCGCCGGGATTTCTCGAGGACCCGGAGAAGTTCAGGATCGCCGTTTTTCTCACCAGGGTGATATTCCCGTATATATTCTTCCTGGGGCTTTTAGCATACAGTAAGGGAGTGCTTAATTCACTGAACTATTTTCTCACGCCGGCTTTCGCGCCGGTCGTGCTTAATATATCGATCATACTCTCTTTGCTTTTTCTCTCGCCTCTTATAGGCATTAAAGGCGTAGTGATAGGAATTATCGTAGGCGGCCTCTTCCAGGTGCTCATGCAGCTTCCGCCTCTTTACAGGCGAGGCTTCAGGCTGGATAAGTCCTTTCAGCTTTCGCACCCGGTAGGCAGTCAGATAGGGCGCCTTTTACTGCCCCGGGCTATGGGGACCGCGGTATACCAGGTGAGCATACTTATCGATACGGTCCTGGCCTCCCTTGCCTGGATAGTGGGCGCCGGAGGTGTCGCCGCTTTATATTACTCGAACAGGCTCGTCCAGCTTCCTCTTGCGGTCTTCGGTATATCCCTCGCGACAGCCGCACTTCCCAGGATGAGCAGGGAAGTGGCCATGAACGACATAGAGAAGCTGCGGGGCACGGTATCTTTTTCGCTCAGGACGGTGTTTACCATTATGGTGCCCGCTGCGGTGGGACTCATGGTGCTGGCAAAGCCCATAGTGAGGATCCTTTTTGAAAGAGGCGAGTTCACGCCGTATTCCACGTCCATAACCGTTAACGCGCTTTTCTTTTATACTTTCGGCCTGTTGGCCTATGCCGGGATAAAGATACTGGTGGGGACATATTACTCTCTGGGGGATACGAGGACGCCGGTCAAGACCGCTTTAGCGGCTCTATTGGTCAACATCGTCTTCAACCTCATCCTTATGTGGCCGCTCAAGATAGGCGGGCTTGCCCTGGCGACATCCATCGCAGCTACCACGAATCTGGTCATCCTTTACGTCATACTTATGAGGCGGATAGGGGATATCGGTACCGGCGCGATCATATCCAGCCTTATGCGCATATTTTCCGCTACCGTGGTCATGGGACTTTTCACTTTTTTCATGAAGCGCCTTTTTCTCGATGCGCAGGCTCTGTCGACACCGGTGGCTTTCCTGAGGCTGCTTGGGGTTATCCTCACCAGCGGTATCGTTTACTTCGCCGCCAGCTGTGCGGCAGGGGTTGAAGCTTCCCGTAAAATGCTAAAAGCCGTAATTGCGAGGATATCATGACCGCCCGATCGAAAAAACTACAGACTAAAATACAAAACCTGCCCGACTCTCCCGGGGTTTACATGTTCCTGGATTCGAAAGGCGAGATCATTTACGTGGGCAAGGCCCGGCGCCTCAAAAGGCGCGTCTCTCAGTATTTCCAGGCCGGAAGGGCCAGGGACGCCAGGCTTGAACTGCTGGTAAGCGAGGTGCGTGATGTCAAGTTCATAAGGGCCTCTTCCGAGGCGGAAGCGTTGATATATGAGGCGGGCCTTATCAAGGACCATTCTCCCAAGTTCAATATAGAGCTTAAGGACGACAAGTCCTACCCCTACCTCAAGCTTACTGTTAACGAGGAGTATCCCCGGCTTTTCCTGACAAGAAGAAGGCTGAACGACGGGGCGATCTATTACGGCCCTTATGTTGACGTCAAGCTTCTCAAGGAAGCCCTGTCGTTCATGAAGAAGGTTTTCCCGCTGAGGACATGCAGGAGGTTCCATAAGACGATCTGCCTCGAGTACCACATGGAGCAGTGCGCAGGACCATGCGAGGGGAAGATCTCCCGCGAGGAATACTGGGACATGGTCGAACAGCTCAAGCAGTTCCTGGAAGGACGCAAGGACGACCTTATACGCGCCCTTCAGGAGCGCATGAAGGGTTTCGCCGATAAACACCAGTACGAAAGGGCGCTTCAGGTCAAAAAACGTATCGAGGCCCTTACCGCGATACAGCAGATGCACGACCGGTCGCAGCACCCCGTATACGGGGAACTGGACGAACTGCAGAACGCCCTGGGGCTCAGGGACCTTCCGGTGACCATAGAATGCTTTGATATATCCAATACCAGCGGTAAACAGGCCGTGGGCTCCATGGTCAGGTTCGTCGCAGGAACCCCCAGAAAATCCGACTACCGCAAGTACAGGATACGCACGGTCGGGGAGATTGACGATTATTCGATGATACGCGAGGTCGTAAGAAGAAGGTATTCGCGCCTTCTCAAGGAGAAAAGATCCCTTCCGGATCTGGTTCTCATTGACGGAGGCAAAGGGCACCTTTCAGTAGCGAGGGATGAGCTTACCCGGCTGGGGCTGGGGGCTGTGGAGGTGGCCAGTATAGCCAAGGAGCACAACCATCTTTATTCGCCCGCGAGAAAGCACCCCATAAGGCTTTCGCCCGGTTCGAGACTGTTATTACTTATCCAGAGGATCCGCGACGAGGCGCACCGCTTCGCGATAACCTATCACCGGAAGCTCAGGGGCAAGGAGAAGTTCGCCACAGAGCTCAAAAAGATAAAGGGTGTCGGCCCCGTGCGGGAGAAGATACTTATCGAGAAGTTCGGAAGAGTGGATAATATCCGCAGGGCTTCTCTTGAGGAACTTAAAGAAGCCGGTATGGATGAGCGTACCGCAAGGTCTATCAGGAAGTATTTTTCCGGGGGGAAATAGCCTTCCCGGGGCCGGCTTTACACTTGGTTGCAATACTGTTATAATGCCACTCTACGGGAGGTAACGCGATGATAGAAGAACTGAAAGAATCCCTGCATGTTCTGCAAGATAAATTCGACGAACTCAGGGGGTATCTTTGACCTTGAGAAAAACGAGAAGAGGATAAAGCAGATAGAGTCCGAGCTCAACGACCCCGAGATCTGGAAGAACCAGGAGAAGGCTGACTCGCTTTCGCGTGAACTTAAGGCGCTCAGGTCCCTTGTAGGGCCCTATAGAGAGATAAAAGAGCAGTACGATTCGGTGAAGGAGCTTTCAAGCATAGTGGAAGCCGAGGACACCGAGTCTTTAAAGAGCCTCATGGATGAGATGAGGACGGTGCAAAAGTCCATTGACCAGCTTGAGTTCAAGTGCATACTCGGCGATGAGGCGGACCGCTCCGACGCTATCGTGAGCATCAATTCGGGGGCGGGAGGTACCGAGTCCTGTGACTGGGCCGCCATGCTCCAGAGGATGTACCTCAGATGGGCCGAGGACCACGGTCACTCCGTTGAAATGATCGACCAGCTCGCAGGGGACGAGGCGGGCATCAAGTCGGCGACTTTCATGGTGAAGGGGCCTTTCGCTTACGGATACCTCAAGGCCGAATCGGGCGTTCACCGCCTCGTGAGGATCTCGCCTTTCGATTCCAATAAAAGAAGGCATACGTCTTTCGCCTCTGTTGACGTTATTCCGGATATAGACAAGAACATAAAGGTCGATATAAACGAGAGCGACCTCAGGATAGACACCTATCGTTCCTCAGGAGCCGGGGGCCAGCACGTTAACGTCACTGATTCGGCAGTAAGGATAACCCACGAGCCGACCGGTATAGTCGTGCAGTGCCAGAAAGAGCGGTCCCAGCACAAGAACAAGGCTACGGCCATGAAGATACTCAGAGCGCGTCTCTACGAAGAGAAAAAACGCCAGCAGGAAGAGGACATAACGCGTTCCTACGAGGACAAGAAAAAGATCGAATGGGGCAGCCAGATAAGGTCATACGTGCTGCATCCATACAAGATGGTCAAGGACCACAGGACGGATGAGCAGACCTCGAGCGCGGAGAAGGTGCTTGACGGCGAGCTTGACGAGTTTATCAGATCATATCTCAAGATGGAGGCAACCAAGAAATAACGGGAGAAAAGAAAATGTTCGGCATATTAAGGAAACTATTTGGCACGCAGAACGAGCGGGAGCTTAAAAAGATAGAACCGGTGGTTCGACAGATAAACGATCTCGAGGAGGATATAGCAGCTCTTTCCGACGAGCAGATCAGGGAAAAGACCGACTCCCTAAAACGGGATCTCAGGAAGGAACTCGAGGGGATAAAGGACGAACTCGCCGGCGTCAAGGAGGCGATCGCCATGTCTACCTCGGACGCCGAGCGTAATAAGCATAAGAAGCGTCTGAAGGAGGTCAAGAACAGGATCCTGGACGATAGGCTGCCCCTTGTCTTCGCCCTTGTCAGGGAAGCCTCGAAGAGGACCATAGGTCTCAGGCATTTCGATGTCCAGCTCACCGGCGGGATAGTCCTTCACGAGGGAAAGAACGCCGAGATGGCCACAGGTGAAGGTAAGACGCTGGTAGCGACCCTGCCGGTCACGCTCAACGCGCTGACCGGAGAGGGGGTTCATGTCATAACCGTTAACGACTACCTCGCCAAAAGGGACTCCGAGTGGATGGGGCCGGTGTACCGTTTCCTCGGGCTTTCGGTGGGTGTCATCCAGCACGACATGGATACCGAGGAAAGGAAAAAGGCCTACTCCTGTGACGTGGTCTACGGGACGAACAACGAGTTCGGGTTCGATTACCTCAGGGACAACATGGTTGTCGAGGAAGAGAGCAGGGTCCAGAGAGAGCCCAATTACGCGATAGTCGACGAGGTGGACAGCATACTCATCGATGAGGCGAGGACTCCTTTAATAATCTCCGGTCCGGTTGACGAGACGAACGAGGCTTACAACCAGATGAGGCCTGTTGTCCAGGAGATCGTCAGGGCCCAGAAGAAGCTGGTAGGCGAGTTCCTTTCCGAATACAGGAAAAAGCACTCCGAAGGGAAGGATGAGGACGCCGGGCAGCTCCTTTACCTCATACATAAGGCCGATCCGAAGAACCGCGAGTTCCTTGATATCATACTCAAGGACCAGAAGGCGAAGAACCTCCTGGACAGGGCCCAGGCCCAGCTTGACAGCAAGGTCATGGAAAAGGAGCGTAACGAGTTCCTCGAGCAGCTTTACTATGTTTTTGACGAGAAGACACGCGAATCCACCTTCAGCGCCAAGGGCCAGGAGATGATGCAGGAGAAGTTCGACATAGACTTCATGCTCGAGGATATCGAGGCGAAGATAGCGGAACTTGCCGATGAGGACATACCCGAGGAGGAGAAGACCGCCCGCGAGACGGAGCTGGTCACCCGTTACGCCGAGCAGCAGAGAAAGGTCGAAAGCGTGAAACAGCTTCTCAAGGCCTATATCCTCTTCCAGAAGGATGTCGATTACGTGGTCAAGGAGAACAAGATCGTCATAGTCGACGGATTCACCGGAAGGATGATGCCCGGCAGGAGGTTCTCCGACGGTATACACGAGGCCATCGAGGCCAAGGAGCAGGTCGAGGTCCAGAAGGAGAGCCAGACGCTCGCGACGATAACCCTTCAGAACTATTTCCGGATGTACGATAAACTCGCCGGCATGACCGGTACCGCCAAGACGGAAGAGGCGGAGTTCGTCAATATATATTTATTACCCGTTATCCAGATCCCGACCAACCGCCACTTGAGAAGGGAGAACATGCCCGACAGGATATACAAGACGGAGCTTGAGAAGTTCAAGGCGGTATGCGACGAGGTGGAGCACTGGAACAAGAAGGGAAGACCCCTTCTCGTGGGGACCATCTCCATCGAAAAGTCGGAGAAGCTGAGCGGCCTTCTGAATTCCCGCGGGATAAGGCACAACGTGCTGAACGCCAAATACCACGAGAAAGAAGCCCACATAATCGCACAGGCGGGAAGGTACGGCGCGGTAACCATAGCAACCAACATGGCAGGTCGCGGAACGGACATACTCCTCGGGGGTAATCCCGAGTACCTGGCAGATGATGCGGTGAGCAAGCTCGAACTCGAGGAGGAACAAGAAAAGGAAAAAGCGTTCAGCAAGTACCTTGATGAATACCGCCAGAAAACCCGCCAGGAGAAGGAAAAGGTCCTTGAAGCGGGGGGGCTTCACGTTATAGGCACCGAACGGCACGAGGCCAGGCGCATAGACAATCAGCTCCGCGGGCGCTCCGGAAGGCAGGGCGACCCGGGTTCCAGCAGGTTCTACCTTTCGCTGGAGGATGACCTGATGAGGATATTCGGTTCGGACAGGATAAAGAACGTGATGGACCGTCTGGGGATGGAAGAAGGAGAGGTCATCGAAAATCCGATGGTGACCAGCGCGATAAGGACCGCCCAGAGGAGAGTCGAGAACCAGAACTTCGAGATAAGGAAACACCTCCTAAAATACGATAACGTGATGAACCAGCAGAGAGAGGTCATCTACAAGAGGCGCAGCAACATCCTCAAGGGAACGGACCTGAAGAACGAGTTCTTTGAATGCCTCACGGTGGGACTTGAATCGGTCTTCGTTAACTGGGAGACCTACCCGGAACCGGAAAAGGCCGCTAAAGAGATCATGTACCGTTACGCCATCAAAGTGGATCCGGAGGAACTTACGCCAAGGGACCCCAAGGATATCATCGCCAGGATAATGGAGGTCGCCAAGAAAAGCTATTCGGCAAGGGAAAAGGCCCTCGGTGAGGAGCGCGCGAGGGAACTCGAGAAAGCTGTAATGCTCTCGGTGATAGATACCAACTGGAAGGAATACCTGCGAGAGATAGACGACCTTCGTGAAGGCATATCCTGGCGCGCTTACGGCCAGAAGGATCCCCTGGTGGAATTCCAGCACGAAGCCTTCCAGATGTTCACCGACCTCATGGTCAAGATAGATGAGCAGACCGCGGAGAAGATAATGAAGATCTCCGCGATGGAAGAGGAATACAAAAGGAGCGTATTCGAGCCGGAAAGAGGTGACCTGGTGCACCAGGGTTACTCCGCCCTGGGAACGTCTTCGTCCGGGCAGGATACCGTCTATGACAAGGAGGCAGGCGTCAAGACGCCCGAGGAGATATTCGGCGCCGAGAACGTGAGGGCAAAGACCACCGTAAGGCGCAAGGTGCCCAAGGTGGGGCGTAACGATCCCTGCCCGTGCGGCAGCGGAAAGAAATACAAAAAGTGCTGCGGCAGGTAGATTTTGTCATGAAAACCCATATACGTAACATATCCCTCGCTTTTCTGGCCGGAATAGCGGGGTTTGCCGCTTTCCCGCCTCTTGATATAAGTTTCGCCGCCTGGTTCTGCCTGCTTCCGTTGCTGCTCACCGTCGAGCCCGGAAAGCCCCGGGAGAATTTCTTTTACGGTTACCTGGCGGGAGTCGTTTTTTTCGCCTCGCTCCTTTACTGGCTGGTGAACGTAAGTGTTCCGGGGATGATAATCCTGGTCCTTGCGCTTTCGGTGTTTTACGGTCTTTTCGCTCTTCTGGCCGGTTACATCAGAAAATATTCGATGAGCCTTCTTATTCTTCCATTCATATGGGTGGTGCTCGAATTCATAAGGGGCAACCTTTTTACGGGATTTCCCTGGGCACTTCTGGGGTATACCCAGTACAGGAACCTTAACCTGATACAGATAGCCGATATCACCGGCACTTACGGGGTATCCTTCATTATTGTCGCTTTCAACACGGCTGTCTACGCGGTGAGCATCCGTTCCAAAAGACGCATCTCCTACATGATGATCGCGCTTATTTTCATGCTCGCTTCGACTTCATACGGCATCTACAGGCTGAATAACCTCCACAGGTGGGGATCCCCCCGGATAAGCGTTGTCCAGGGGAACATACCCCAGAGCTATAAATGGGATCCTTCCTATGCAGATGAGATCATGGCCGGTTATACCGCACTTACCCGGCAGGCCGCCGGGGACGATACCTCCCTGATAATATGGCCGGAGACCTCTTACCCTTATCTCTTCGAGGAAGGCACTCAGGAGGCGGAAACCATAAAAGAACTCGCCTCGGAGGTAAAGACGCCCATACTCGCGGGAATGGTCTCCAGGCGAGCGGAGGGGTATTACAATACGGCCGTCCTTTTTGACGGGGCGGGGCGCATCCGGGAAAAATACCTCAAGACGCACCTTGTGCCTTTCGGGGAATACGTTCCCTTTGAAGGCGCGCTTAACGTTGTCAGAAAATACATCGATAAACCCATAGGCGACTTCGAAGAAGGGGATGAGTATACCGTCTTTCCCGTGAGTTCGCTTACCGCCATTACGCGTCCGGACGGCACGCTCGTCCGCACGACGAATTTTTTCAGGTTCGGCGTCCTTATCTGTTTTGAGGATATTTTCCCGTACATAACAAGGAATTTCGTCAATAACGGTGCGAATTTCATGGTAAATATGACCAATGACGCCTGGTTCGGTAAGACCGCGGCGCCTCTCCAGCACATGCAGGCGTCGGTCTTCAGGGCGGTTGAGAACAGGGTGCCCGTCATACGCGCCGCTAACACGGGGATCTCCTGTTTTATCGACCCACAGGGTAAGGTCACTGAAAAAGTGCAATCTGCCGGCGAGAATATCTTCATCAAGGGCTACGCCACCAGCAGCGTAAACGTGCTTTACGGCAAGAGCTATTACACGGTCTACGGGGACCTTTTCGTGTATTTCTGCGCTTTTATGCTGGCGGTTCTGTTCATAACCGAGGGTTTCTTACTCAGGAAAGAGAATAGATCATGAAAAAAGGTATTATTGTTGCCATGGTGGCTCTTGTGGTGCTGGTGACCGCGGTGGCTTTCTTTCCGTCGCTGTCGAACGATTTCGTCGACTGGGATGATACCCAGCTGGTGACGACCAACTCGGCTATCCGGGGCTTTACCCCGGAGAACATAAAAAAAATGTTCACCACCAATTACCTGGGCCATTACATACCGCTGGTCATGGTAAGTTTCGCTGCCGAATACCATTTCTTCGGTCTGGATCCATTTATATACCACCTGACCAACTATGTTCTGCATATTCTCATAACGGTCGCAGTCTTCTATTTTCTGTATCTCCTTTCTGGCGAGGCTATAGTCGCCTTCGTCGTCGCTATGCTCTTCGGAATACATCCCCTTCACGTTGAGTCGGTGGCCTGGATCACCGAAAGAAAGGACCTATTGTATTCCATTTTCTACATGCTGGCTTTGATAAGTTACATGGTATACCTGAAGAAGGGTAAGAAGGGTGTATACCTAGTGTGTTTTCTTTTTGCGGTCCTGTCTCTCTTTTCGAAGGCCATGGCCGTTACCCTGCCGGTCGTTCTTCTGCTGGTCGACTGGTTCCGCCACAGGGGCCTGACCAGGAAGGTCATACTTGAGAAGGTGCCCTTTTTCGGTGTCGCCCTGCTTGTGGGGCTTATCAATCTCAGGTTCGAGATGCTTACCGGTGCGACCCACCTCAAGGTGAGCCTTCCCTCAAGGATATACGCGCTCAGCAAGGGGATACCTTTCTATCTCTATAAGACGGTCTTTCCCGTAGATCTTTCCGCTCTTTACCCATACCACAGGACCATAAACCTGCAGCAGGGGATAGAGACGGTGGTTTACATAGTGATCCTCATTATACTGGGTGCTCTTGTGGCCTTTTCAAGAAGGTACACCAAAAAAGTGGTCTTCGGCAGTCTTTTCTTTCTGGTGACCATACTGCCGGTACTCAAGATAATACCCGCCGGTTCCGCGTTCGCCGCCGACAGGTACATGTACCTGCCCTCGATAGGCCTGTTCTATATATTCGGGGTCTTCGTAAACTGGCTTTTCCATGACAGGCAGCTGGGTCGCCCCGCCGTAAGGACCGGGCTTGTCCTGGTCTTTGCCGCCATGACCCTGACGCTTTCGGTCCGCACCTGGCACAGGTGCGCGGTCTGGAATAACACCCAGACGCTTTTCAATGATGTCATAAGGAGCAATCCCCTTATTCCGGTCTCGTACAACAAGGTAGGCGCCTATTTCGCCGCACGGGGGAAGCTGGATGAAGCCATAGTCTATTTCAAAAAAGCCCTCCGGATAAGGCCCGACTTCATGTTGGCCCGGCAGAACATGCGAAGGGCCTATATCGAAAAAGGGATGGCTCCCGAGGAAGCCGACGCAGTGGTCGAAGAGGTTATCGGCAAGAGAGAGACCCCCCGGGAAGAACCCGCCCCCACCGATGAGGAGCGCGAGGTCTATAGGAAAGTGTGGGCTCTCAACCGCACGGGAGTAGAGCAGGGCAAGCGCGGCGAGTTCGATAAGGCCATTTCTTCCTTCAAGAAGGCCATAGAACTTGATCCGAACTACCCCGAGACCTACAACAACCTGGGGTTCGCGTACTACAAAAAGGGCGAATACTACCTGGCAGAGGAATATTTCAAGAAGGCCCTTGAAGTGGACCCTTCACACGAAAGGGCCTGGAAGAACTTAGAGGCTATACGCGGCATTACAAAGCCCGAGGGCGGGCAGGAAGAGCAAACTGATAGCCAGCAGTAAGGTCTTCCCCCGCTGATCTCCGGCGAGTGGCATGAAACCCGGGACCAGCGGGAGAGACCCGGCCGGGGAGCTAGTTCTGCTTTTCCTTGTAGCTGTCCAGGATAAGCTCCTGCAGGCCCTTACGCATTTCGCTCGATACGGGATAGAAGGTCTCGTACCATTTTTCGTCCCGGCCCTGTTCCCTGGGCATGCTGACGAAAAGACCCTCCTTGCCCTCGACCACCCTGAAACCCTTTACCAGGAAGCTGTCGAGTATGAGAAGGTCACAGAAAGCCTTGGTGGGGCCGTCCCCTTCAAGGCAGTGCATCCGTTCCACTTTGACTACCGGTTTTGTTTTCATAACGTCCTCCTTTTTTTTTTAGAATTATGATCGTTCCTGTCGTACGCTTATTAGAGACAAGCGTGGGCGCGTTTAATCTTTCAATGTTTTTGTATTTACACTTTACCTCTCTCGTGGTAGATTTTTCCCATGGGAAAAAAAGCATGCACAAGATGCGTTTTTGACGAAAAGGTAAAGGGCATAGAATTCGGCCCCGAAGGGGTGTGCAATTACTGCCGGCTCCAGGAGAAGTTCGCGAAAACGCCTCCGGATGAGGAATACCTCCGGAGGTTGCTCGATTCCATCAGGAAGAGGACGCACAGAAGCCGGCACGGATGCATAGTGCCTTTTTCCGGAGGGGTGGACAGTACCTATGTCCTTTATTATTTGGTACAGGAGGGTCTCAGGCCCATAGCCGTTCATTCCGACAACGGCTGGGTGACGGAGCTCTCAAAACGCAACATGGAAAGGGCCGTGAGGAAGCTCAACGTACCCCTTGTAAAGCTCACGGCAGAGAAGGATACCCTGAGGAGGGCGTATCTGGCTTTCCTTGAAGCATCGGTTCCGGAGGTCTGCCTTCCCTGCGAGGTCAAGAATATCTCCGAGATAATGGAGTTCGCCGTCATGAAAGGCATCAGGTACCTGTTCTACGGGTTTTCGCCAAGGACGGAGGGGATAAACCCCTTGAGCTGGCATTACATCGACGCAAGGTACTACCGAAGCATCATATCAAGGTTCGCCGGTCGCGGGGATAAAGCGCATAAACTCAACAAGCTCGGAATCCCCAAACTTTTCTATTATCTTGTCCTAAAAGGCATAAGGCAGATACAGCTTCCGGCATTCATCGAATGGGACGAGGAAAAGATAAAAAAGACTCTTTCTTCGGAGCTCGGGTGGGTGGACGG
This genomic interval carries:
- the rpsT gene encoding 30S ribosomal protein S20, yielding MANKKAAIKSLRQDKKKHERNKSKLSELRTLAKKANKLMDDQKKKEADEALKELESKLSKAAKKNVIKQNTASRRISRLRSKWAQIEA
- the murJ gene encoding murein biosynthesis integral membrane protein MurJ, encoding MTTNKTLIKSTGIISSAITSSRILGFLRDILFARWFGTNIYAQAFVVAYRIPNMLRDMVGEGATNAAIVPVLSNYRHTRSEEEYWTAARVIFNLMLTALSVVTVLGVVFAPLLVRIIAPGFLEDPEKFRIAVFLTRVIFPYIFFLGLLAYSKGVLNSLNYFLTPAFAPVVLNISIILSLLFLSPLIGIKGVVIGIIVGGLFQVLMQLPPLYRRGFRLDKSFQLSHPVGSQIGRLLLPRAMGTAVYQVSILIDTVLASLAWIVGAGGVAALYYSNRLVQLPLAVFGISLATAALPRMSREVAMNDIEKLRGTVSFSLRTVFTIMVPAAVGLMVLAKPIVRILFERGEFTPYSTSITVNALFFYTFGLLAYAGIKILVGTYYSLGDTRTPVKTALAALLVNIVFNLILMWPLKIGGLALATSIAATTNLVILYVILMRRIGDIGTGAIISSLMRIFSATVVMGLFTFFMKRLFLDAQALSTPVAFLRLLGVILTSGIVYFAASCAAGVEASRKMLKAVIARIS
- a CDS encoding excinuclease ABC subunit UvrC produces the protein MTARSKKLQTKIQNLPDSPGVYMFLDSKGEIIYVGKARRLKRRVSQYFQAGRARDARLELLVSEVRDVKFIRASSEAEALIYEAGLIKDHSPKFNIELKDDKSYPYLKLTVNEEYPRLFLTRRRLNDGAIYYGPYVDVKLLKEALSFMKKVFPLRTCRRFHKTICLEYHMEQCAGPCEGKISREEYWDMVEQLKQFLEGRKDDLIRALQERMKGFADKHQYERALQVKKRIEALTAIQQMHDRSQHPVYGELDELQNALGLRDLPVTIECFDISNTSGKQAVGSMVRFVAGTPRKSDYRKYRIRTVGEIDDYSMIREVVRRRYSRLLKEKRSLPDLVLIDGGKGHLSVARDELTRLGLGAVEVASIAKEHNHLYSPARKHPIRLSPGSRLLLLIQRIRDEAHRFAITYHRKLRGKEKFATELKKIKGVGPVREKILIEKFGRVDNIRRASLEELKEAGMDERTARSIRKYFSGGK
- a CDS encoding peptide chain release factor 2, whose translation is MFCKINSTNSGGIFDLEKNEKRIKQIESELNDPEIWKNQEKADSLSRELKALRSLVGPYREIKEQYDSVKELSSIVEAEDTESLKSLMDEMRTVQKSIDQLEFKCILGDEADRSDAIVSINSGAGGTESCDWAAMLQRMYLRWAEDHGHSVEMIDQLAGDEAGIKSATFMVKGPFAYGYLKAESGVHRLVRISPFDSNKRRHTSFASVDVIPDIDKNIKVDINESDLRIDTYRSSGAGGQHVNVTDSAVRITHEPTGIVVQCQKERSQHKNKATAMKILRARLYEEKKRQQEEDITRSYEDKKKIEWGSQIRSYVLHPYKMVKDHRTDEQTSSAEKVLDGELDEFIRSYLKMEATKK